The DNA region GCTGTGGAGCCGGGAGTGGACCGAGTATTTCATTCAATGCAATCTGTGGCTTGCCGGATTCAATCTGCTTCCCGTTTGGCCGCTGGACGGCGGACGAATCCTGCTCGCGATCCTCGGATGGGGAATGCCTTACCGGCTGGCGATTTCCGTCGTGTACGGGACGGGGTTCCTTTTGTCCGCGGTGCTTCTGCTCATCGCGCTGCTTTCCGGAGAGTCCGTCCACTTGTCGCTCGCCGTCATTGCCTTGTTCCTTTTGGGGTCCAATATCGGCGGCTACCGGAAACGTTCCATTCAGTTCATGAGGTTTTTGCTTCATCGACACGCCTTCGGCGTCCCCGGTTCCGCCCGGCCCCACGAACTCTTCCTGTGCGGAACGGATTCGCTCAAAAAGGTCGTTCATGCGTTTTACAAGGAACGATATCACATGATTCGCGTGAAAGACCGCTCCGGAAAGGAGATCGGTTTGATTCCGGAGGAAAAAGTGTTGGATGCCTATTTTCTCGGTGGAAGGCCCGGGGATTTCCACGGTCGGATCCCGAATGGAAAAAAACGGACGGGGACGGATGGAACGAATCGGAGATCCTGAAAAGGAGACGGCGGATTTCCGATCCGCGGTTTCCTTTTTCTTTTTTTGACAATCGACGACCGATGTGCTAAGATGTCTGTTGTGGTTCGTCACCGCTCACGTCGGGGCTTCAAACCGGCCGGACGGCCGTCCCTGAACGTGGCGAGTCTCTGCACAGAGGGAGGATTGACAATGTACGCTGTAATCGAAACCGGTGGCAAACAGTATCGCGTGGAGAAGGGCAGCGTTCTCTACATTGAGAAGCTGGCCGCGCAGGAAGGCGAGACCGTCACTTTTGACAAGGTTCTGCTCGTCGGCAAGGAAGACGGAACCAAAGTGGGCTCTCCGCTCGTGGAGGGTGCGAAAGTGACCGCCAAAGTCGTGAAACACGGCAAAGGCAAAAAAATCATCGTCTTCAAGTACAAACCGAAAAAGAACTACAAGCGCAAGCAAGGTCATCGCCAACCGTTCACCAAAGTCGTGATTGAAGGCATCGAAGCCTGACATGATCAAGATTCGTGTGGAACGGGATCGCGGGGGTCGACTCACCCGCGTACTCATCACGGGACATGCGGATTTTGATGAACACGGACGGGATATTCTCTGTGCGGCCGTATCGGGGCTCTCCATCGGACTGGTCAATGCCATCGAAACGATGTTCGGCGTGCGTGTCCATGCGGACGACGACGCTCCGGGAAAACTGGATTGCCGGCTTTCGCCGTCCGTTGACCCGGAGAAGGCGGAGAAGATCCGTCTGATCATGGAGGCCATGGTCGTCGCACTTCGCAATATGGCGGATGAATATCCGGATCATGTGACGATATACGAACGACATTCCGACTGAACAAAGTGAGGTGGAGAACGATGCTGAAGCTGAACCTTCAATATTTTGCTTCCAAAAAAGGGGTCGGCTCCACGAAGAACGGCCGTGACAGCATTTCCAAACGCCTCGGCGTGAAACGCGGAGACGGTCAATTCGTGTTGGCCGGCAACATCCTGGTGCGTCAGCGCGGCACGAAGATCCATCCGGGTCTGAACGTTGGCCGCGGCGGAGACGACACCCTGTACGCAAAAGTGGACGGCGTTGTCCGCTTTGAAAGCTTCGGTCGCAACAAAAAGCGCGTGAGCATCTACCCGGTGGCTCAAAACGAAGTCGCCGCCGCTCAAGCCTGAGTGACCGATTGAACAAGCCCCGGTCTGATACCGGGGTTTTTCATTTTTGAAAAAATACTGTAAAATGAGGTCGAGCCTACATACACACAGGATGGGAGAGATCGATGGTGTGGCGAGACCTCTTTCGCCATGGGAGGCCCTTTGTTCCGCTTCTTTTGGTGATGGCCGGGGGAATGGCGCAGCCCTGGGGCCTCGCGGGGGCGATCCCGTTTTTTGTCGCCTCGCTGGTTTTGCTGGCTGTCGGGATTCGCTCTTTGCAAAAGCGCTGGCGGGAAGAGTCCGTCGAGGAAGAGGCCGCGCGGCTGAAACAGTTTATCAGTCGTCAACGGCATGATTGGATGAACCATGTCCAGGTCCTGCTTGGGTATCTTTCCCTGGACAAGCGGGATCGGATCAAGGAATATCTGGAAAATTTGGCCGAACATGCCGGCAAGGAACGCATGGCCTCCGAGTGTACATATCCTCCGCTCGCGGTCACGCTCACCACGTTGCAGTATCGCGAGTGGCAGCGGCAGGTTCAGTTGGCTCTGGAGGCCCCGCTGTCGTTCATGAAACGGGAAGATGAAATCCGGCTATGCCGGATTCTGGAACGGGTGATTCCCTGGTTGGAACAGACGCTCAAAACGGAAACGGATCCCGGTCCTCTCCGGGTGACGGCGGTCCGTGAACCGCAGGCCGCCGTTCTTCTGATGGAAGTGGACGGGGGAACCGATCCGCTTCACTCCCTGCACACACGGTCGCATGAGTGGGGGAGACTGAGGGAAGATATGAAAGAATTCAGGGGTGACATTCGTCTCCTCACAAACGGACGGGGAATCGAGATCCGGTGTCCGTTCAGCCGGAATCGTGCAGGCAGGTGAACCAAGTGTTTGTCGACAAGGTGAAAGTGTATGTCAAAGGCGGTGACGGCGGAAACGGCATGGTGGCTTTCCGCCGTGAAAAATATGTTCCCATGGGCGGCCCCGCGGGCGGCGACGGAGGACGGGGCGGAAACGTGGTGTTTGTCGTCAATGAAGGACTTCGGACGTTGATGGATTTCCGTTATCAGCGTCATTTCAAGGCGCCCCGTGGTGAAAACGGCAAACCCAAATCCATGCACGGGGCGGCGGGAGAAGATCTGGTGGTCAAGGTACCGCCTGGAACGGTCGTCCGTGACGCAGATACCGGGGAGCTGATCGCCGATCTGGTGGAACACGGACAACGCGCGATCATCGCGAAGGGCGGACGCGGTGGCCGGGGCAATTGCCGGTTTGCCACTCCCGTCAATCCGGCTCCCGAAATCGCCGAGAACGGAGAACCCGGTCAAGAGCGTTGGGTCGAGTTGGAACTGAAACTGCTTGCGGACGTCGGACTGATCGGCTATCCGAGCGTGGGCAAATCCACGCTCCTGTCGGTGGTATCAGCGGCCCGGCCGAAAATCGGTGCTTACCATTTCACCACCCTTACTCCCAACCTGGGAGTGGTGCAGGTGGAAGACGGCCGAAGCTTCGTCATGGCCGACCTTCCCGGGCTGATTGAAGGCGCGCATCAGGGAGTGGGGCTGGGGCACCAGTTTTTGCGGCATGTGGAACGGACCCGTGTCTTGGTGCATGTGGTGGACATGGCCGGTTCGGAGGGACGTGATCCCTTTGATGACTGGGTGAAAATCAACGAAGAATTGCGCCTGTACCGGGAAGATCTTGCAAACCGTCCGCAAATCGTCGCGGCCAACAAGATGGATCTGCCCGATGCAATGGAGCAGTTGGCCATGTTCCGAGAGCAAGTGGGCCCCGAAGTCCAGGTGATTCCCATCTCCGCGGCCACCCGGCAAGGGATCCGGGAGCTCCTGTTTGCCGTGGCCGATCTGCTTGACAAGGTGGATCAGGAAGAAAAAGAGGCACCCCTGCAGCCCGAACGTTCCACCGACCGCAAAATATATCGCAGCGAGGAAAAACCGCCTTTCACCATCCGACGGGAGAACGAATACTGGATCGTCGAGGGAGAACGGGTGGAAAAACTGGTGCAGCTCACCAACTTCAATTACTACGACAGTGTTCTTCGCTTCGCGCGGACGTTGAGAAAAATGGGCGTGGAAGATGCCCTTCGCGCCGCCGGGGCCAAGGAAGGCGATTCCGTGGCCATCCTGGACCGCGTGTTTGAGCTGACGGACGATCTGGGCGATGAGTGACCATAAGCAAGAAAACGGAAACGGACGGTTGTGGGTCCCCGAGGTCAGGGAATTTCGCACAACCGTCCGTTTCTTGTTTATCGAACGAACAGGCCGTTCACACGTCGGATGGTCTCTTCATAAACGGGCCGGTGTTTCACCATGAACCGGCTCACCGGGTGATCCGGTCCGTACCGGTCGACCACTTCCCGAACGCGTTCATCAAGGGTAAACCGCTCTCCGACGGGAGAGGTATGCAAGTCGCAATAGGTGACCAGATCGATGAACAGACGGTCCCGCTGATTCAGCCGGGAGGCATTCTTCAGATAGACGGGATAAAGGTTCGGACGGGTCAGTCTGGCCTGGTCATCGGCGCATGAATGGAACAACACCGTCGCCACCACCGACTTGGAAAATCCACGTTCCCGGGCGAAAACGGCTCCATCCAGCGGATGAAACCGGTGACCGGCCAATTCCGGGGCATACCCGATGTCATGCAGCAGGCAAGCGGTGACCAGTTCTTCCTTCCACGAACGGGGAAGATCCAATCGGGGGAACACCTCTTCCATGCAGCGGGCCACCCCAAGAATGTGTCGATACCGGGGAGAGTTCTCCGGAAGAAAACGGGACAACTCGTCCGACTCAAAGGCGAGGGAAGGATCCCCCGGGTGGCCGAGCAGATTCATGTGCCATCCTCTCCTTGCGCTACCACGCTCTCCATGTCAGGGGTGTTTGCTCATCGAATGAAAGACCGCTCCCGATTGGCGAAAAAGTCTTCAAGTCGGATCCGCTGGGCGGGATGAAGATCCATCTGCAGAATTTCCTCCCGCGTGAACAGTTCCACACGGGTGGATTCCGGACTGATCCTTTTTTCTCCGCCAATGATGTTGCAATGGAAACAAATGGAGAATTGCTGTCGGACTTCACCGTCTGAGTATGCGATGACATGATGGGGATCGGTGTAAATGCCGATGCATTTTTCCACCACAACGTCAAATCCGGTTTCCTCTTTCACTTCACGGATGATGGTTTGTTCAATGGATTCCCCGACATCCATGGCGCCGCCCGGAAGGGACCAGAGATGGTTGTCGCTCCGTTTGTGGAGGACAATCCGCCCTTGATCATCCGTGACCACCGCGGATGCGGCGGGGACCAACGAGTTGGGTTTCGGCGCGTCCGGTTGGTGCCAGTAATCTTTTCGAGCCATTTGGAGCACCTCCGATTTGCGTCTGATAAATCGAAATATTGACTCGACGGCGGAAAATCGTTCAATGTTCCGGTTTCGTTTCTGGGAGGACCTTTTCCGCAAACAACCCCGGCACGTTTCGGTACCGGGGGTTCTTTTCTACTTCAGCCCGTGATTTTCCTTGATCGTCTCCAACAGATGGCGGCAACCCTTGGAGACCAATTCGTAGGTTTCATCGAAGTTGCCGGTGTACCAGGGATCGGGAACCTCCGTGTAACGGGTTCCCGGGATGAAATCAACGAACCGGTGGACGGTGACATCACGGGAGCCGGCCAGTTTTTTCAGATTGGCCACATTGCTGTCATCCATGCCGATGATATATGTAAACTCGTCGAAATCGGACGGTTTCACTTGCCGGGCGCGAAGACCGGCGTGGGAGATCCCGACTTCGTCCAGTTTTTTGCGGGTGCCGTGATGCGGCGGCTCACCGATGTGCCAGTCACCGGTGCCGGCGGAATCGATCCGGATGCGGCCGGACAGCCCTTCCTTCTCCACGTAATGACGAAACACCGCCTCGGCCATGGGTGAACGGCAAATGTTGCCGAGACAGACGAACAACACCGAGATCATGGGGAGGTCCTCCTTTGTCTGTAATCCATGATTTATCTTAACACAAGCGAAGGTGAAAAATGGCGTTGCCGTTCGGATGAACCGGGCGCGGTTTCCGACCCGACGCAAAAAACGTCGCATTGTTGGGATGGAGCGTTTGAAGTTGCAACCTGCTTGGAAGACCGGGCTTGCGTGTGAACGATTTCATCGGGTAAAATGTCCGCTGAACAAATACGGATGTCTGTACACGGAGGACGGGAGAGCATGAAGAAGAGTAAAGAACCGTTTGCCCTGGTTCACGTCGACGTGTTGCCGGAGGCGATCCGCCGGACGCTGGAAGCCAAGCGGTTGCTGGAGGCAGGGGAGGCGGGGAACGTGCAGGAGGCGGTCAGGATGGCGGGTTTGAGCCGGAGTTCGTTCTACAAGTACAAGGATGCCGTGTTTGCATTCAACGCGATGATCAGGGAAAAGATCGTCACCATTTCGCTGGTGTTGGAACACAAGTCGGGAGTGTTGTCTCAGGTTCTCGGTTTTTTGGCTTCGGAAAACGTCAATGTGCTGACCGTTCATCAGAGCATCCCGTTGCAAGGAGAAGCGACGGTTTCTCTGTCCGTGGACACCGCGCAGGCCGCCCGGGAACCGGAAGAATGGATTCGTGAATTGGCCGGATTGTCCGGCGTGCGCCGGGCATTGATTGTCGGAGTGGGACATTGATCGGTCGGCTTCCCGTGAAATTGGCGGGATGGGCGGACCCGGTCGGAATGAAAGAAGAAAATGTCAGAGGGAAAAGAAGCAGCTTTTCTGGTATTCTGGAAATGAAGAGAAAGATTTTTTTGGAAGTGGAAGAGGATGGATATTGCGATGCGACAAGGGATTCTGGAAAGATACGCCGCATGGTTGCCCGTCACGGAACATACACCCCGGTATACCCTTTTTGAGGGAAACACGCCCCTGATTCACGCTCCCGCCCTTTCCGAGGAGCTGGGGGTGGATCTCTGGTTGAAATGGGAGGGGGCCAACCCGACGGGATCATTCAAGGACCGGGGCATGGTCATGGCCATCAACAAAGCAAAGGAGGAAGGAAGCCGGGCGGTGATCTGCGCATCGACCGGCAATACTTCGGCATCTGCGGCTGCCTATGCCGCGCGTGCCGGGATGAATTGCTTCGTCGTCGTCCCCGCCGGTCACATCGCGTTGGGCAAGCTGTCCCAAGCGATCATGTACGGAGCCGAGGTGATCGCCATCGACGAAAACTTTGACCAGGCACTGGAATTGGTTCGGGAAATTGCCGTCGAAGAGAATGTCACCTTGGTCAACTCCGTCAATCCCCATCGGATTGAAGGACAGAAAACGGCCGCTTTCGAAGTGTGTGAACAATTGGGCGATGCGCCGGACATCCTGGCCATCCCGGTCGGCAACGCCGGCAACATCTCGGCGTATTGGAAAGGGTTCCAAGAATGGAAAGAAGCGGGGAACTCGACGCGTCTTCCCCGCATGTGGGGGTTCGAGGCGGAAGGAGCGGCCGCCATTGTCCGGGGAGAACCGATCACGGAACCGGAAACGGTGGCCACCGCGATCCGCATCGGCAATCCGGCCAGCTGGAAGACGGCGGTCCGGGCTGCGGAAGAGTCCGAAGGAATGATCGGAAGCGTGACGGACGGAGAAATTCTTTCTGCCTTCGGCAAAGTTGCCCGGCAGGAAGGGGTATTTTGCGAGCCGGCATCTGCGGCCTCGGTGGCGGGAGTGATCCGCATGCATCGGGAAGGAATGCTTCCGAAAGGAGCCCGGGTGGTTTGCGTACTCACCGGAAACGGTCTCAAGGACCCAGACACCGCCCTCGGCACGGCCGTCGCTCCGGCAACCGTCCCCTGTGACAAGCGGACGATTCTGGATATCATACGTGGGAAGTAGGGGGAAACAGTGAGCCAGTTTCAGCCGTTTCGGGTCATCACTCCTTGCAGCACGGCCAATCTGGGTCCCGGTTTTGATTCTCTGGGCATGGCGTTGAGCCGGTATTTGATGCTGTCGTTCGCTCCGTCGGAAACACGCATCGTGGAGTACCGGGGAGAAATATTGCCCCATATTCCGCTCGATGACCGCAACCTGATCATCCGGGTCATCAAAGAGGCTTTTGCCGATGCCGGAAAAAAGCTTCCGGAGTTCCGTTTGGTGATTGAAAACGAAATCCCTCTGGTGCGCGGACTGGGAAGCAGTGCGGCCGCGATTGTCGGTGCACTGGTGGCCGCCAACCAGTTGCTCGGACGGCCTTGGTCGCAGGAAGAAATATTGGATCGTGCCACCCGGCTGGAAGGACATCCGGACAATGTGGGAGCTTCGTTGGTCGGAGGAGTGGTGGTCACCTCCTGGGACGGAAAAAAAGCCCGGCTGGTGCGGATGGACCCGCCTGAACTCCCGGTCGTTGCGGTGATTCCCAAAGAGCCGCTGTCCACCAAATTGGCCCGTCAGGTGTTGCCCAGCTACTACTCGAGGGAAGAAGCGGTGCTTTCCAGCAGCCGTGCCAATCTGCTGGTGGCGTCGCTGGCCACCGGACGCTGGGATTTGCTGTCTTATGCGATGAAAGACGGGTTTCACCAGCCGTACCGGGAACGATTGGTTCCCGGTTTGAAGGACGCCTTGAGAAACGCCTGCAGGCACGGGGCGTTGGGAGTGGCGCTCAGCGGAGCAGGACCGACCATCATCTCGTTCGCGAAAGATCCGAAACGGGTGATCGCATACTTTGAGAGTGTTTTTCAAAAACTGCGGGTGCCCGCCGA from Staphylospora marina includes:
- a CDS encoding site-2 protease family protein gives rise to the protein MNDFPWKGTRLRIHPLFWLVIAFSVWTGRFVEVLTWFVLVVIHELGHVTAAVSFGWRIGEVTLLPFGGVANTEEWGTVPSREELAVALAGPFHHVIMVAVSWIFYSGGLWSREWTEYFIQCNLWLAGFNLLPVWPLDGGRILLAILGWGMPYRLAISVVYGTGFLLSAVLLLIALLSGESVHLSLAVIALFLLGSNIGGYRKRSIQFMRFLLHRHAFGVPGSARPHELFLCGTDSLKKVVHAFYKERYHMIRVKDRSGKEIGLIPEEKVLDAYFLGGRPGDFHGRIPNGKKRTGTDGTNRRS
- the rplU gene encoding 50S ribosomal protein L21 — its product is MYAVIETGGKQYRVEKGSVLYIEKLAAQEGETVTFDKVLLVGKEDGTKVGSPLVEGAKVTAKVVKHGKGKKIIVFKYKPKKNYKRKQGHRQPFTKVVIEGIEA
- a CDS encoding ribosomal-processing cysteine protease Prp, which codes for MIKIRVERDRGGRLTRVLITGHADFDEHGRDILCAAVSGLSIGLVNAIETMFGVRVHADDDAPGKLDCRLSPSVDPEKAEKIRLIMEAMVVALRNMADEYPDHVTIYERHSD
- the rpmA gene encoding 50S ribosomal protein L27 encodes the protein MLKLNLQYFASKKGVGSTKNGRDSISKRLGVKRGDGQFVLAGNILVRQRGTKIHPGLNVGRGGDDTLYAKVDGVVRFESFGRNKKRVSIYPVAQNEVAAAQA
- a CDS encoding Spo0B domain-containing protein; translation: MAQPWGLAGAIPFFVASLVLLAVGIRSLQKRWREESVEEEAARLKQFISRQRHDWMNHVQVLLGYLSLDKRDRIKEYLENLAEHAGKERMASECTYPPLAVTLTTLQYREWQRQVQLALEAPLSFMKREDEIRLCRILERVIPWLEQTLKTETDPGPLRVTAVREPQAAVLLMEVDGGTDPLHSLHTRSHEWGRLREDMKEFRGDIRLLTNGRGIEIRCPFSRNRAGR
- the obgE gene encoding GTPase ObgE; amino-acid sequence: MFVDKVKVYVKGGDGGNGMVAFRREKYVPMGGPAGGDGGRGGNVVFVVNEGLRTLMDFRYQRHFKAPRGENGKPKSMHGAAGEDLVVKVPPGTVVRDADTGELIADLVEHGQRAIIAKGGRGGRGNCRFATPVNPAPEIAENGEPGQERWVELELKLLADVGLIGYPSVGKSTLLSVVSAARPKIGAYHFTTLTPNLGVVQVEDGRSFVMADLPGLIEGAHQGVGLGHQFLRHVERTRVLVHVVDMAGSEGRDPFDDWVKINEELRLYREDLANRPQIVAANKMDLPDAMEQLAMFREQVGPEVQVIPISAATRQGIRELLFAVADLLDKVDQEEKEAPLQPERSTDRKIYRSEEKPPFTIRRENEYWIVEGERVEKLVQLTNFNYYDSVLRFARTLRKMGVEDALRAAGAKEGDSVAILDRVFELTDDLGDE
- a CDS encoding HD domain-containing protein, which codes for MNLLGHPGDPSLAFESDELSRFLPENSPRYRHILGVARCMEEVFPRLDLPRSWKEELVTACLLHDIGYAPELAGHRFHPLDGAVFARERGFSKSVVATVLFHSCADDQARLTRPNLYPVYLKNASRLNQRDRLFIDLVTYCDLHTSPVGERFTLDERVREVVDRYGPDHPVSRFMVKHRPVYEETIRRVNGLFVR
- a CDS encoding NUDIX hydrolase, whose product is MARKDYWHQPDAPKPNSLVPAASAVVTDDQGRIVLHKRSDNHLWSLPGGAMDVGESIEQTIIREVKEETGFDVVVEKCIGIYTDPHHVIAYSDGEVRQQFSICFHCNIIGGEKRISPESTRVELFTREEILQMDLHPAQRIRLEDFFANRERSFIR
- a CDS encoding low molecular weight protein-tyrosine-phosphatase, which translates into the protein MISVLFVCLGNICRSPMAEAVFRHYVEKEGLSGRIRIDSAGTGDWHIGEPPHHGTRKKLDEVGISHAGLRARQVKPSDFDEFTYIIGMDDSNVANLKKLAGSRDVTVHRFVDFIPGTRYTEVPDPWYTGNFDETYELVSKGCRHLLETIKENHGLK
- a CDS encoding ACT domain-containing protein, encoding MKKSKEPFALVHVDVLPEAIRRTLEAKRLLEAGEAGNVQEAVRMAGLSRSSFYKYKDAVFAFNAMIREKIVTISLVLEHKSGVLSQVLGFLASENVNVLTVHQSIPLQGEATVSLSVDTAQAAREPEEWIRELAGLSGVRRALIVGVGH
- the thrC gene encoding threonine synthase, yielding MRQGILERYAAWLPVTEHTPRYTLFEGNTPLIHAPALSEELGVDLWLKWEGANPTGSFKDRGMVMAINKAKEEGSRAVICASTGNTSASAAAYAARAGMNCFVVVPAGHIALGKLSQAIMYGAEVIAIDENFDQALELVREIAVEENVTLVNSVNPHRIEGQKTAAFEVCEQLGDAPDILAIPVGNAGNISAYWKGFQEWKEAGNSTRLPRMWGFEAEGAAAIVRGEPITEPETVATAIRIGNPASWKTAVRAAEESEGMIGSVTDGEILSAFGKVARQEGVFCEPASAASVAGVIRMHREGMLPKGARVVCVLTGNGLKDPDTALGTAVAPATVPCDKRTILDIIRGK
- the thrB gene encoding homoserine kinase produces the protein MSQFQPFRVITPCSTANLGPGFDSLGMALSRYLMLSFAPSETRIVEYRGEILPHIPLDDRNLIIRVIKEAFADAGKKLPEFRLVIENEIPLVRGLGSSAAAIVGALVAANQLLGRPWSQEEILDRATRLEGHPDNVGASLVGGVVVTSWDGKKARLVRMDPPELPVVAVIPKEPLSTKLARQVLPSYYSREEAVLSSSRANLLVASLATGRWDLLSYAMKDGFHQPYRERLVPGLKDALRNACRHGALGVALSGAGPTIISFAKDPKRVIAYFESVFQKLRVPADVVELRAVSAGATVETVDG